DNA from Plasmodium yoelii strain 17X genome assembly, chromosome: 13:
aagtatatatgtGCAAGTGTGTGTGtacttatttattaatatatttgctTGTTTAGCTAGCACTGATTTATGTTCATTTATTCATTCGTTTACTAACATTTTTCATTCATATGAGTTTCACAACTTTTAACCTATTGTTCGATATGtgatatattattgaaaataaaaaataatactcaTAGCACGGTAAgaaaaaacaacatttaataaaataaattacaatAAAATACTAAATAagcagaaaaaaaaacaatgagTGAACAAAGTCAAAGTGAggatgaacaaaatataataatcgAAAATAATaccaataatataaaaaaaagaaaattaagCGATGTTGAAGAAGATGATGAAAGTAGCGACAATAATGAACACATATATgtaccaaaaaaaaaacgacgaagaaaaatattaacaatttttaatgatttatttagctggattataaataaaaatgtgaaaaatcCATCTaaagaaattgaaaatataaatgatgtaAATTTTCTCAATTTTAATAATGTCTTGTCAAAAAACTTCGGAGCAAAAGTTGCATTTGTTACTGATGAATCAATTAGTAAATCagaaaatttaattatcGAAGATAAAACAGGATGGATTACTAGAAGGCGAAGAGATGTAGGCCATGAATGGCTAATATTTAAGTTAAAATATCCAAGTATTATATATGGAATAGaattaaattttgaaaatatggaTGAAGATATATGTCCCCACTTATCAATAGAAGTTGTAGAAAACCCCTGTATCGATGACATAATAAAAGAAGAGGAATCAATTATTAACGAAACAGATAATAAGGAAGtgaaaacaataaaaaagaaaagttATAACTTTCTagaatcatataaaatagaTAAATCGATATCTGATTTGTTAGAAAATCAGAATACCCCATGGGTTGAATTATTACAAGCAGATTGTgttgattttttaaaacaatgtaataaaaaaaaaatatactattttaaaattaatgatCAATCTTTAATTAAACCATGGACACATATAAGAATTAATTTATATCCAGATGgaggaataaataaaattcatttttatggCGAatttgtttctttatttaaaaaacataCTATTGCatcaaaacaaaaaatatttctaaatAAACCAGAAAATGGTTgcacattaatatattaccAATGTGATGAAATACATAAAGGTCatccaaaaaatattatcgaTTCATATAAAACTGATGGATTTTGTACAAAAAGATTATTTAATAGACCACCTATAATCTTAAGAACATTAACATATAAttcaattaaaaattttgctATTTTTAAGTTTGGAGTTAGAGGAATAATTGAAAATTTTACAATTGATATTGGAAATTATAAACATGATCATCCTGAAActatacaaatttatttattagatTGTATCGATTTACTTACTTTAGATTTATTagagcaaaaaaaaatatttgaagaCGATGAAAAATtagcgaaaaaaaaaattgattgGTTTCAATTACCTCCTTGTAAAATTAATACAGGCCAAAAAAAAAcgttttataattttaatttgttagaatataattttacCGATATGGAAAGAACAGCTacacattttaaaatttcaATTCATCCAGATGGCGGAATATCACAAGTTAATATTATAGGTACAGTCTTATCAATCCCCCCATAAGAGactgtatttttttttttactttttttagtTTTACATTAATGAAGATGTTATTCGATTCTACACGAAATGGACAAATATGGTCAATAATTTCGTGCGTAGAATAACTCCGCTATTTGAAATGcagaaatattatttatttacacaTATATTTGTATGTGTGGCAACCTGAAAGCTTATTTGTGCAAACAAAATGGGAAGAGAAAAAAGTACCACCAATTAAACACTCATAAGTATGAGAG
Protein-coding regions in this window:
- a CDS encoding allantoicase, putative, which codes for MSEQSQSEDEQNIIIENNTNNIKKRKLSDVEEDDESSDNNEHIYVPKKKRRRKILTIFNDLFSWIINKNVKNPSKEIENINDVNFLNFNNVLSKNFGAKVAFVTDESISKSENLIIEDKTGWITRRRRDVGHEWLIFKLKYPSIIYGIELNFENMDEDICPHLSIEVVENPCIDDIIKEEESIINETDNKEVKTIKKKSYNFLESYKIDKSISDLLENQNTPWVELLQADCVDFLKQCNKKKIYYFKINDQSLIKPWTHIRINLYPDGGINKIHFYGEFVSLFKKHTIASKQKIFLNKPENGCTLIYYQCDEIHKGHPKNIIDSYKTDGFCTKRLFNRPPIILRTLTYNSIKNFAIFKFGVRGIIENFTIDIGNYKHDHPETIQIYLLDCIDLLTLDLLEQKKIFEDDEKLAKKKIDWFQLPPCKINTGQKKTFYNFNLLEYNFTDMERTATHFKISIHPDGGISQVNIIGTVLSIPP